In Aspergillus nidulans FGSC A4 chromosome II, a single window of DNA contains:
- a CDS encoding protein ffkF (transcript_id=CADANIAT00004470): protein MELSHLIVDAPASGRVGPPSWDSSFLNPRNRVDNLDTTSSRWRIDGATICGTCVYAIPLDLLPNLPPLRVLLYISDQTEYPAALRQSLDACTGVPLRDGNAISRLGLAKHLCRALDYHCAKNPGFLQEYSKLPFGSRLIFEDVTPDVADMMLYVERDYGIEKNMKTLQYLQQSWSDIAQDAWPPAVDINELRLVKQLNEAVILVEFSGQSRAIFKCASDSLHHMYHELRFLLTCPPHPHIMPRPLAVVLKKSAFGGRSGVVGFLLQYFEGGSLRDIIPARQRSATLSDTVKLRWCRQVASALTHLHEMGTFYSDLRPDNVLLDAEENAVLCDFEQRGNWYEWSPPEVLYRQYVENIRARLPERVVNSPYDHLLKEYACSHSLSTSACYTPAESPIEARNRAWFALPPSAREKATVYNFGLFIYCVFEGLSNVRRNVANQFPIEPEVEYPTFRRTPEAVRKIIQQSIGNPPDWDTSELQSRSSRVVRVNGLLYPETRTDLEPDTRQAFDAVMDTLLGFWSTELIRAERFLEGADWSAGDFGRDRASLRDVVDALESQAEDLY from the exons ATGGAGCTTAGCCATCTTATCGTTGACGCC CCCGCTTCCGGTCGAGTTGGCCCTCCTTCTTGGGATTCTTCCTTTCTCAATCCTCGAAATCGGGTTGACAACCTTGacaccacctcctcccgctGGCGGATTGACGGGGCGACAATATGTGGTACTTGCGTCTATGCTATCCCGCTAGATCTGCTCCCAAACTTGCCCCCGTTACGGGTCTTACTCTATATCTCTGATCAGACGGAATATCCTGCCGCATTGCGCCAGAGCCTTGATGCATGTACTGGTGTGCCCCTGCGAGACGGAAATGCCATTTCTCGGCTAGGCTTAGCAAAGCATCTCTGTCGCGCACTCGACTATCATTGCGCCAAGAATCCGGGATTCTTACAGGAGTATAGCAAACTACCGTTTGGCTCCAGGCTTATCTTCGAAGACGTCACTCCGGATGTTGCAGATATGATGCTATATGTTGAGCGCGATTATGGAATTGAGAAAAACATGAAAACTCTTCAGTATCTTCAACAGTCGTGGTCTGATATTGCCCAAGACGCCTGGCCGCCGGCGGTCGACATCAACGAATTGCGTCTTGTCAAGCAACTTAATGAAGCTGTGATTCTGGTGGAATTTTCAGGTCAATCTCGTGCCATCTTCAAGTGCGCAAGCGATTCCTTACATCATATGTATCATGAGCTCCGTTTTCTGCTTACTTGTCCCCCACATCCTCACATCATGCCTCGGCCCCTGGCGGTTGTTTTGAAAAAAAGTGCGTTCGGCGGTAGAAGCGGCGTAGTAGGCTTCCTTCTGCAGTACTTCGAGGGTGGCTCGCTGCGTGATATTATCCCTGCTCGACAACGGTCTGCTACTCTGTCGGACACTGTCAAGCTTCGATGGTGTCGGCAAGTAGCTTCGGCACTAACTCATCTCCACGAAATGGGGACATTTTATTCCGACTTGCGACCTGACAATGTGTTGTTAGACGCCGAGGAGAATGCCGTTCTATGTGACTTTGAACAGCGTGGTAACTGGTATGAATGGAGCCCTCCTGAGGTTTTGTACCGACAGTACGTTGAAAACATCCGAGCCCGGCTTCCTGAACGAGTCGTAAATTCTCCCTATGACCATCTACTGAAAGAATACGCATGCTCACATTCACTGTCTACGTCAGCGTGCTATACGCCGGCTGAAAGTCCGATAGAAGCGCGGAATCGCGCTTGGTTCGCCCTACCGCCATCTGCGCGAGAGAAGGCAACTGTGTATAATTTTGGGCTTTTCATCTACTGTGTTTTCGAGGGACTTAGTAACGTTCGGCGTAACGTTGCAAATCAGTTCCCCATCGAGCCGGAGGTGGAATATCCAACTTTCCGGCGGACACCAGAAGCTGTAAGAAAGATCATTCAGCAGTCCATCGGTAATCCTCCAGACTGGGACACGTCGGAACTTCAGTCCAGATCGTCACGAGTGGTGAGAGTGAATGGCTTACTATATCCAGAGACGCGCACTGATCTTGAGCCCGATACGCGTCAAGCTTTCGATGCCGTCATGGATACTTTACTCGGATTCTGGAGCACAGAGCTGATTCGAGCAGAGAGGTTTCTTGAGGGCGCTGACTGGAGCGCTGGTGATTTTGGAAGAGATAGAGCATCACTACGTGATgtggttgatgctcttgagaGCCAGGCTGAAGACCTCTACTAA